A stretch of the Gracilinanus agilis isolate LMUSP501 chromosome 4, AgileGrace, whole genome shotgun sequence genome encodes the following:
- the LOC123245363 gene encoding protein S100-A6-like — protein MESPLNEAICSIILIFHKYSSREGDKNTLSKKELKELIENELSLGSKIEDAEIVELMNSLDENKDEEMNFQEFISFLGTLALIYNELLKGE, from the exons ATGGAGTCCCCGTTGAATGAAGCTATTTGTAGCATCATCCTCATCTTCCACAAATATTCAAGCAGAGAAGGTGACAAGAACACCCTAAGCAAGAAGGAGCTGAAGGAGTTGATTGAGAATGAACTGAGCCTTGGATCT AAAATTGAAGATGCAGAAATTGTGGAATTGATGAATAGTCTGGACGAGAACAAGGATGAAGAAATGAACTTCCAGGAATTTATCTCTTTccttgggaccttggctttgaTCTACAATGAACTTCTGAAGGGAGAGTAA
- the LOC123245076 gene encoding protein S100-A4 produces MASPLEKCLDVMVATFHKYSGKEGDKFKLNNRELKELVTRELPGFLGKNTDEATFQKLMSNLDNNKDSEVDFQEYAVFLSCIAMMCNDFFQGFPDKLPRKK; encoded by the exons ATGGCAAGTCCTCTGGAAAAGTGTTTGGATGTAATGGTGGCCACATTCCACAAATACTCTGGGAAGGAGGGGGACAAGTTCAAGCTCAACAATAGAGAGCTGAAGGAGTTGGTGACCCGGGAGCTCCCTGGCTTCTTGGGG aaaaataCAGATGAGGCTACCTTTCAGAAGCTAATGAGCAACCTGGACAACAACAAGGATAGTGAGGTCGACTTCCAGGAGTATGCTGTCTTCCTGTCCTGCATTGCCATGATGTGCAATGATTTCTTCCAAGGCTTCCCTGACAAGCTACCCAGGAAGAAATAA